In Streptomyces rapamycinicus NRRL 5491, the genomic stretch CGCGACCGGATCGCGCGGTATCTGCCGGACCGACCACCGGCCGACGGCCGCCGAACCGAGGGGGACGGACATCGTCTGCGAGTACTACGCGATGACGGCCGACCCCTTCGACGACCGCTCCGGGGATGTCTACCGGCTGTGCTTCCGCCACGGCACCCTGGTGTCCGCCGACGCCTTCACCGGAAAGGGCGTCCGATGATCCGGGTCCTGATCGCCGACGACGAGCCGATGATCCGCGCGGGGATCCGGGCCGTGCTCGCCACCGATCCGGACATCGCCGTGGTCGCCGAGGCGGGCGACGGCCACCGGGCGGTGGAGCTGGTGCACCGCCACCGGCCCCGGGTGGCGGTGCTGGACATCCGGATGCCCGACACCGGCGGTATCGAGGCCGCCCGCGAGATCCACCGGACGGCCCCGGCCACCGGTGTCATCATGCTGACCACCTTCGGCGAGGACGACTACATCCTCCAGGCGCTGGGCGGCGGCGCCATGGGCTTCCTCATCAAGTCCGGTGAACCGGAGGAGCTGATCGCGGGGGTGCGCGCGGTGGCCGACGGCGCGGCCTATCTGTCACCGAAGGTCGCGGCCCGCGTCGTGGCGCATCTGGCGTCCGGTGGCGCGGGGGTCATGGCCGAC encodes the following:
- a CDS encoding response regulator transcription factor, with the protein product MIRVLIADDEPMIRAGIRAVLATDPDIAVVAEAGDGHRAVELVHRHRPRVAVLDIRMPDTGGIEAAREIHRTAPATGVIMLTTFGEDDYILQALGGGAMGFLIKSGEPEELIAGVRAVADGAAYLSPKVAARVVAHLASGGAGVMADRRTAARARVDALTAREGEVLALLGGGLSNGRIARRLHVVEGTVKAHVSSILARLGVENRAAAAVVAHEAGILPPRAPEQR